Part of the Gammaproteobacteria bacterium genome is shown below.
GTCAGGCCGCACATTCAGGCGGCCGCGCATCGCGGTACGGCCCAGCAGCATGCGAAAGCGCATGTTGTCGCGGCCGGTCAGGGTCAGCTCGATGGGCCATTCGTCATCACCCAGTTTGAGCAAGGTCTTGATGACGGGACGCTCTTCCTGGTGACCGCCGGAGTCGGTGACCTGCCGGCGATCGATCACCTCGGCTTCGCAGTAGAGTACCGTGTCGGTGTCGCCTTGCACGGGGTGCATGCCGAAACGCACCCAGTCCTTGCCGTCGCGCGGCGGAAGGAACTCGAGGTCGAAGGCGTGCAATGCGGAGGTTCTCGCGCCGGTGTCGATTTTTGCCTTGATGCGGTCGATGCCCAGCTCGGGCAGGGCCAGCCACTCGCGCCAGCCCACGGCAATCCGTTTGTTCCTGCTCACCCGACCTCCTGAGATGGTGCGCTCTGAAAAGCATGAACAAGCAGCATACCATCCGTACCGTGCTGTCACAGGGCTGCCCGCTGGCTGTCTTCAACACATCTTATTAGGATACGGGCATGGAACATGTCGCCATTTTCTGCAGCAAGGACACCGCCGCCTATGGTTTCGGTGACGATCATCCCTTCGGGCCTGATCGCCAGGATGCCTTCCTGGCCGAGTTCAAGGCGCGGGGACTGGATCGAGACGTCCTGATGTTGCCCGCGCACCCGGCCAATCGGCTGGACGTGGAACTGTTCCACGGTGGTGACTACCTGGATTTCCTGCGAGACCGTTGTGCCCGTGACGGGGGCTACCTCGACATGGGCGATACGCCGGCCCTTTCCCATATCCCGGCTGCGGCCCATGCCGTCGTCGGTGCCGCCTTGCGGGCCGCCGAGATGCTGGTCGAAGGTTCGCTGGCGGCGGCCTTCCTCCCCATCGGTGGCTTGCACCATGCCGGTCGTGACCATGCCGCCGGCTTCTGCGCCCTGAGCGACATCGGCGTGGTGATCGAGAAACTGCGTAGCCACTACGGCCTGAAGCGCATCCTGTACGTCGACATCGACGCCCACCATGGCGACGGTGTTTTCTATGCCTATGAAGACGATCCCGATGTCTGGATCGTCGATACCCACCAGGAAGCGGCCACGCTCTATCCCGGCACCGGACATGCCCACGAGCGCGGCACGGGCGAGGCCGAGGGCACCAAGCTGAACCTGCCATTACCGGCCGGGGCCGACTCGGCAGCCTTTCGGGCGGCCTGGGCCGAAGCCGCGCCATTCATGGAAAAGGCGGCGCCCGATTTCATCATTTTCCAGTGCGGGGCGGATTCCGTGGCCGGCGATCCGATCACCCAGCTGGCCTTCGAGCCCGCGGACCATGGCTTTGCCGCCCGCGAGCTGATGGCACTGGCGGCGAAACATTGCCCCGGCCGGATCCTCGGGCTGGGCGGAGGCGGCTACAACCGGGCCAATCTCGCCGCGGCCTGGAACGAGGTGGTCGCTGCGATGCTGGCCGCCAGCCGAAAGGCCGCTGCCGCCGGCTGAGGGCAGGCCAGGCATCAGCTCCGACGAAAAGCGGCAAAAGCCAGCAAACATGCGCCTTTCCGCTGCAAATTGACCCGCTTTGGTGTGGGCCTTACCCCGTGCTTACGTTACAATTTCGGCCTCGCTCGCCAGCCCTGTGCGGTGCAGCGGGCCGCGCCACAGCGCCATATTCTCAACAAGGCCTTCAACAAGGGAGCCAGCCAGCATGTACAGCCAGGACATGACCATCCAGGGATTCGATGACGAGCTTTTCGGCGCGATGCAGAACGAGCGCCAGCGCCAGGAAGAGCACATCGAGCTGATTGCTTCCGAGAACTACGCTTCGCCGCGCGTGCTGGAAGCCCAGGGCGGGGTCATGACCAACAAGTACGCCGAGGGTTACCCGGGCAAGCGCTACTACGGTGGCTGTGAATTCGTCGACGTTGCCGAAGAACTGGCGCGCGAGCGCGTCAAGCAGCTTTACGGCGCGCACTACGCCAACGTCCAGCCGCACTCCGGCTCGCAGGCGAATGCCGCGGTGTTCCTGGCGCTGATGTCGCCGGGCGACACCCTGATGGGCATGAGCCTGGACCATGGTGGTCACCTGACCCATGGCGCCAAGCCGAATTTCTCCGGCAAGATTTTCAATGCCGTGCAGTACGGCATCAACCCGGAAACCGGCGAGCTGGATTACGAGGAAATTGCCGCGCTCGCTCGCGAGCACAAGCCGAAAGTCATCGTGGCCGGTTTCTCCGCTTATTCCCGCGTCATGGACTGGGAGAAGTTCGCCGCGATTGCCAAGGAAGTCGGTGCCTACCTGGTTGTCGACATGGCGCACGTGTCGGGCCTGATTGCGGCGGGCGAATACCCGAACCCGGTGCCGCATGCCGATGTCGTGACCTCGACCACCCACAAGACCCTGCGCGGTCCGCGCGGTGGCATCATCCTGGCGCGCGAGAACGCCGAGATCGAAAAGAAACTGAATTCGCTGGTATTCCCGGGCACGCAGGGCGGTCCGCTCATGCACGTCATCGCGGCCAAGGCCGTGGCGTTCAAGGAAGCGCTGGAGCCGGGCTTCAAGGAATACCAGCAACAGGTGGTTGCCAATGCGCGCGCCATGGTCGCGACCTTGCAGGATCGCGGATACAAGATCGTCTGTGGCGGTACGGACAATCACCTGTTCCTGATCGACCTGGTCGACAAGGGCATCACCGGCAAGGATGCGGATGCGTGGTTGGGTGATGCCTACATCACGGTCAACAAGAACACCGTGCCGAACGACCCGCAATCGCCGTTCGTCACCTCCGGTCTGCGCATTGGCACGCCGGCGGGCACGACCCGCGGCTTCGGCAAGGCCGAGTTCGAGCAGATCTCGAGCTGGATTGCCGATGTCATCGACAGCAAGGGCGACGAGAAAGTCATCGCCGAGACCCGCGAAGCGGTCAAGGCGCTGTGCAAGAAGTTCCCGGTCTACCCGGAACACATGCAGTTCTCGGTCTGAACGGAACCTGATCCATGTATTGCCCTTTCTGCAGCCACGAGGAGACCAAGGTCATCGACTCGCGGCTGGCCAGCGAGGGCATGCAGGTGCGCCGCCGGCGTGAATGCACGGACTGCGGCGAACGCTTCACGACCTTCGAATCCGCGGAACTCGTCATGCCGCGCATCATCAAGGGTGATGGCACGCGCCAGCCTTACGACGAACAGAAACTGCAGACCGGCCTGATGCGGGCGCTGGAAAAACGTCCCGTCAGCACCGAGGCGGTGGAAGCGGCGCTGGCACGCATCACCCACAAGCTGCGTTCCACCGGCGAGCGGGAAGTGAAATCCCGGCAGGTGGGCGAGTGGGTGATGGACGAACTTCGCGAACTCGACCAGGTGGCCTACGTGCGTTTTGCCTCGGTCTATCGCAGCTTCCAGGACGTGAACGCCTTCCGCGAGGAAATCGAGCGACTGGAGAACGAGCCGCTGCGGGAAGCCATCCGCAAGAAACAGATCTCGCTGCTCGGCGACGACAGCTGAGTCACATTCTCAAGATAATCCGGGAGCAACATGTCGGACCGTTTCGACACATTCGATAACGAATGCATGGTGCAGGCCATTCGCCTGGCCGTGCGCGGTGTCATGAGCACCCATCCCAATCCTCGCGTCGGCTGCGTGCTGGCGAAGGATGGTGCGCAGGTCGCCGAGGGCTGGCATGAAAAGGCCGGTGGCCCGCATGCGGAAATCGTCGCGCTGGAAGAAGCGCGCGATGCAGCTCGGGGTGCGACTGCTTACGTGACACTCGAGCCCTGCGC
Proteins encoded:
- a CDS encoding ATP-dependent zinc protease, yielding MSRNKRIAVGWREWLALPELGIDRIKAKIDTGARTSALHAFDLEFLPPRDGKDWVRFGMHPVQGDTDTVLYCEAEVIDRRQVTDSGGHQEERPVIKTLLKLGDDEWPIELTLTGRDNMRFRMLLGRTAMRGRLNVRPDKSFMTRPSLSEDDAANEADNMLEED
- the glyA gene encoding serine hydroxymethyltransferase, which encodes MYSQDMTIQGFDDELFGAMQNERQRQEEHIELIASENYASPRVLEAQGGVMTNKYAEGYPGKRYYGGCEFVDVAEELARERVKQLYGAHYANVQPHSGSQANAAVFLALMSPGDTLMGMSLDHGGHLTHGAKPNFSGKIFNAVQYGINPETGELDYEEIAALAREHKPKVIVAGFSAYSRVMDWEKFAAIAKEVGAYLVVDMAHVSGLIAAGEYPNPVPHADVVTSTTHKTLRGPRGGIILARENAEIEKKLNSLVFPGTQGGPLMHVIAAKAVAFKEALEPGFKEYQQQVVANARAMVATLQDRGYKIVCGGTDNHLFLIDLVDKGITGKDADAWLGDAYITVNKNTVPNDPQSPFVTSGLRIGTPAGTTRGFGKAEFEQISSWIADVIDSKGDEKVIAETREAVKALCKKFPVYPEHMQFSV
- a CDS encoding acetoin utilization protein AcuC, which translates into the protein MEHVAIFCSKDTAAYGFGDDHPFGPDRQDAFLAEFKARGLDRDVLMLPAHPANRLDVELFHGGDYLDFLRDRCARDGGYLDMGDTPALSHIPAAAHAVVGAALRAAEMLVEGSLAAAFLPIGGLHHAGRDHAAGFCALSDIGVVIEKLRSHYGLKRILYVDIDAHHGDGVFYAYEDDPDVWIVDTHQEAATLYPGTGHAHERGTGEAEGTKLNLPLPAGADSAAFRAAWAEAAPFMEKAAPDFIIFQCGADSVAGDPITQLAFEPADHGFAARELMALAAKHCPGRILGLGGGGYNRANLAAAWNEVVAAMLAASRKAAAAG
- the nrdR gene encoding transcriptional regulator NrdR: MYCPFCSHEETKVIDSRLASEGMQVRRRRECTDCGERFTTFESAELVMPRIIKGDGTRQPYDEQKLQTGLMRALEKRPVSTEAVEAALARITHKLRSTGEREVKSRQVGEWVMDELRELDQVAYVRFASVYRSFQDVNAFREEIERLENEPLREAIRKKQISLLGDDS